Within the Syntrophorhabdaceae bacterium genome, the region AGGAGAGAATCTTCAAGAATCACGAGGAGCTCCCTTGCCTCTTCTTTATAGATTTCACTTTGCGCATCGATTGTCTGACTCATCCCAGCACCTTCTTTACGACCCCGAGGAGTTGCTCCGGCTTGAAAGGCTTTACTATCCAGCCCGTTGCACCGGCGGTCTTTCCTTCCTGTTTTTTTGTGTCCTGTGACTCAGTGGTCAGCATAACAATGGGAACGAATTTATAGGCGTCATCGGACCTGATCGCACGGATGAGCCCTATGCCGTCAAGGTTGGGCATATTAAGGTCTGTGATAACCATGTTGACGTGAGACCCGTTCAGTTTGCCCAGTGCATCCTGGCCGTCACTCGCTTCCACCACTTCATACCCGGCGTTCTTCAGGGTAAAGCTGACCATCTGGCGGACGCTTACCGAATCATCAA harbors:
- a CDS encoding response regulator; translated protein: MAKCIMTVDDSVSVRQMVSFTLKNAGYEVVEASDGQDALGKLNGSHVNMVITDLNMPNLDGIGLIRAIRSDDAYKFVPIVMLTTESQDTKKQEGKTAGATGWIVKPFKPEQLLGVVKKVLG